The Pseudomonas wenzhouensis genome has a segment encoding these proteins:
- a CDS encoding DUF58 domain-containing protein, which produces MRAALKPLWQRWLARRIPPAASVRLNQRRIFILPSRVGGAFAVALLLMLLVGINYQNSLAYGLTFLLMAVFVVTILHTYRNLAGLVLKAGGGAAVFVGEQARFRVRLESREREHQAIALGWPPAELMLRDVPRKGQSEVELSLPATRRGWLRPERLRVESRFPLGLLVAWSWVDLDQAVLVYPQPLEGDLPLSAGLGDEQEEGLRALGQGADDFQGLREYQPGDSKRRLDWKAYSRGQGLLVKDFAMLSGRDLWLDFDSLGGDSETRLSLLCHWVLQLSQRQQAFGLQLPGQVIAPDYGEGHRDACLRALALFGARA; this is translated from the coding sequence ATGCGTGCCGCGTTGAAGCCGCTCTGGCAGCGCTGGCTGGCCAGGCGCATTCCGCCAGCGGCCAGCGTGCGTTTGAACCAGCGGCGTATCTTCATCCTGCCCAGCCGCGTGGGGGGCGCATTTGCCGTGGCACTGCTGCTGATGCTGCTGGTGGGCATCAATTACCAGAACAGCCTGGCCTATGGCCTGACTTTTCTACTGATGGCGGTGTTCGTCGTCACCATTCTGCACACCTACCGCAACCTGGCCGGGCTGGTGCTCAAGGCGGGTGGCGGCGCTGCGGTGTTCGTCGGCGAGCAGGCGCGTTTTCGCGTGCGCCTGGAAAGCCGCGAGCGCGAGCACCAGGCCATCGCGCTCGGTTGGCCGCCAGCCGAACTGATGCTGCGTGATGTGCCGCGAAAAGGGCAGAGCGAGGTGGAGCTGAGTCTGCCGGCGACGCGACGTGGCTGGCTCAGGCCTGAGCGCCTGCGTGTGGAAAGTCGTTTCCCTCTGGGTTTGCTGGTGGCCTGGAGTTGGGTCGATCTGGATCAGGCCGTGCTGGTCTACCCGCAGCCGCTGGAAGGCGATCTGCCTTTGTCAGCAGGCCTCGGTGACGAGCAGGAAGAAGGCCTGCGCGCCCTTGGCCAGGGCGCCGATGATTTTCAGGGCTTGCGCGAGTATCAGCCGGGTGACTCGAAAAGGCGCCTGGACTGGAAGGCCTATTCGCGCGGCCAGGGCCTGTTGGTCAAGGATTTCGCCATGCTCAGCGGGCGTGACCTGTGGCTGGATTTCGACAGTCTGGGAGGCGACAGTGAAACGCGCCTTTCGCTGCTCTGTCATTGGGTGCTGCAGTTATCTCAGCGTCAGCAGGCCTTCGGTCTGCAACTGCCGGGGCAGGTGATTGCCCCGGATTATGGCGAGGGCCACCGCGATGCCTGCCTGCGTGCCCTGGCGTTGTTCGGAGCACGCGCATGA